From Kamptonema formosum PCC 6407, a single genomic window includes:
- a CDS encoding PIN/TRAM domain-containing protein, whose protein sequence is MLDAIIIISFIIAGAGIGFYGVDLLPPNLLVQVTNIEGLRSVLGAFGTLIGFVFGLVGQTTYRRVEKQVRDMPLEVLLTRAIGLIVGLLVANLMLAPLFLLPIPHEFGFIKPLVAVLGSVIFGFTGVNLADTHGRGFLRLINPNSLDTVLVAEGTFKPAPTKVLDTSCIIDGRIENLLETGFLEGQILVPQFVLQELQLIADAANDQKRARGRRGLDILNSMKETYPDRIQIHSADYEDLATVDAKLVRFAQDINGTLLTNDYNLSKVASVQKVAVLNINDLTQALRPSYLPGDTIELKIRKEGKEPSQGIGYLEDGTMVVVEAGSSYVGGEVRVVVTSALQTSAGRMIFARTQESVTA, encoded by the coding sequence ATGCTTGATGCAATCATAATTATTTCATTCATAATCGCAGGAGCGGGGATAGGCTTCTATGGAGTCGATCTCCTACCACCCAACCTCCTAGTGCAAGTCACCAACATCGAAGGCTTGAGATCGGTATTGGGCGCTTTTGGCACATTAATCGGCTTCGTCTTCGGATTAGTGGGTCAAACCACCTATCGGCGCGTAGAAAAGCAAGTTCGCGATATGCCCCTTGAAGTCTTACTGACTCGCGCCATCGGTTTAATCGTCGGACTGCTCGTTGCTAACTTAATGCTAGCACCGCTTTTCTTACTACCCATCCCCCACGAATTCGGTTTCATCAAACCTCTAGTCGCAGTCCTGGGTAGCGTCATTTTCGGCTTCACCGGAGTCAACTTAGCTGACACTCACGGCAGAGGCTTCTTGCGGCTGATCAATCCCAACAGTTTAGATACAGTATTAGTAGCAGAAGGCACTTTTAAACCAGCGCCTACCAAAGTTTTAGATACTAGCTGCATCATCGATGGCAGAATTGAAAACTTACTGGAAACTGGTTTTTTAGAAGGTCAAATCTTAGTACCGCAGTTTGTTTTACAAGAATTGCAACTAATAGCTGATGCTGCTAACGATCAAAAGCGGGCGCGAGGACGGCGGGGCCTGGATATTCTTAACAGCATGAAAGAAACTTATCCCGATCGCATTCAAATTCACTCCGCTGACTATGAAGATTTAGCAACAGTAGATGCTAAATTAGTCCGTTTTGCCCAAGATATTAACGGTACTTTACTAACTAATGACTACAATTTGTCTAAGGTAGCAAGCGTACAGAAAGTAGCGGTTTTGAATATTAACGATCTAACTCAGGCATTACGTCCGAGTTATTTGCCAGGAGACACCATCGAACTCAAAATCCGCAAGGAAGGCAAGGAACCATCTCAAGGAATTGGCTATTTAGAAGATGGTACAATGGTAGTAGTGGAAGCTGGCAGCAGCTATGTCGGTGGCGAAGTTAGAGTTGTCGTTACCAGTGCCTTACAAACTTCTGCGGGTAGGATGATTTTTGCCCGTACTCAAGAGTCAGTAACTGCTTAA
- a CDS encoding type II toxin-antitoxin system Phd/YefM family antitoxin, producing the protein MKQIKENLESKNLSNLISRVAETGERLVIEQQGKEIAAVIAYSDLKRFEALEAALLKKVELEEYEWLKAVATNPVFDFLKDPEEDIYTVADGKPFHDPEWTNAACSDANFISIFDLEEDIYNLANGKRFHDEG; encoded by the coding sequence TTGAAACAAATTAAGGAAAATTTAGAGAGTAAAAATTTATCAAACCTGATTAGCAGAGTAGCAGAAACAGGAGAGCGACTTGTAATTGAACAACAAGGGAAAGAAATAGCTGCTGTTATTGCATATTCCGACCTGAAACGATTTGAAGCACTAGAAGCGGCTTTACTGAAAAAAGTCGAACTAGAAGAATATGAATGGCTGAAAGCTGTAGCTACAAATCCGGTCTTTGATTTTCTAAAAGATCCAGAAGAAGATATTTATACTGTAGCTGACGGTAAACCTTTCCATGACCCGGAATGGACTAATGCAGCTTGTTCGGATGCCAATTTTATTTCGATATTTGATCTGGAAGAAGACATTTATAACCTAGCTAACGGCAAACGCTTTCATGACGAAGGGTAA
- a CDS encoding DUF1830 domain-containing protein: MTLTLDRLPSELSGRILCCYVNETSMMQIARIVNITNWYFERTVFPGERLLFEALSEAELEIWQSVDTGAVAFDKFLCDELRVEE, encoded by the coding sequence ATGACTTTAACTCTCGATCGGCTACCTTCAGAACTCTCTGGACGAATTCTTTGCTGCTATGTGAATGAGACTAGCATGATGCAGATTGCTCGGATTGTCAATATTACTAATTGGTATTTTGAGCGGACTGTTTTTCCCGGTGAGCGTTTATTATTTGAAGCATTGTCGGAGGCGGAGTTGGAGATTTGGCAAAGTGTTGATACGGGTGCAGTTGCTTTTGATAAATTTTTGTGCGATGAGTTACGGGTTGAGGAATAA
- a CDS encoding trypsin-like serine protease, protein MTKGKIFLMFSRAIKKIFFISIFTLFIILSTADISHSIISAFANSSAHKPLPLNQYTGVVYLDNVECSGSLLTGGLYILTAAHCLNEGGTKVPTDTEINAIFKLPRGEVSIPVKKYFIHPSWTGYESEVGNDVAVLKLERQAPKSAEQYDLYRDKDEIGKVFTKVGYGYIGVGSKGQDEDSNSEAERYAGQNRYEALIDVLKDSKVTDFSELVFGSQLLFDFDDGTAKHDTLGKHFPKLADRGLGKNETATASGDSGGPSFINGKIAGISSWGYSDRGFFKTNIGDIDSIDDNGSFGEISGDTRVSFYANWIDKITQSSR, encoded by the coding sequence ATGACGAAGGGTAAAATTTTTCTAATGTTTTCGAGGGCGATCAAAAAAATATTTTTCATATCAATTTTCACTCTGTTTATTATCCTATCAACAGCAGACATTAGCCACTCAATCATTAGTGCTTTTGCTAATAGTTCCGCACATAAACCTCTCCCCCTAAATCAATATACTGGTGTCGTATATCTTGATAATGTTGAGTGTAGCGGTTCACTCCTAACAGGAGGATTATACATTCTCACAGCCGCCCACTGTCTCAATGAAGGTGGAACAAAGGTTCCCACAGATACTGAAATCAACGCGATATTTAAATTACCCAGAGGCGAAGTTAGCATCCCCGTTAAAAAATATTTTATCCACCCAAGTTGGACTGGTTACGAGTCAGAAGTTGGCAATGATGTTGCTGTCTTAAAGCTGGAAAGACAAGCGCCGAAATCTGCGGAACAATACGATCTTTACAGAGATAAAGATGAAATTGGCAAAGTGTTTACTAAGGTTGGCTATGGATATATTGGTGTAGGTTCTAAGGGACAGGATGAGGATTCTAATTCAGAGGCGGAAAGATATGCGGGACAGAATCGCTATGAGGCGTTAATTGATGTTTTGAAGGATTCAAAAGTTACAGATTTTTCTGAGTTAGTTTTTGGCAGTCAATTACTTTTTGATTTCGATGATGGAACTGCGAAACATGATACTTTGGGTAAGCATTTTCCCAAGTTAGCAGATCGTGGTTTAGGAAAGAATGAAACTGCTACTGCTAGTGGAGATTCTGGCGGCCCTTCTTTTATTAATGGAAAAATAGCTGGTATTAGTTCTTGGGGTTATAGCGATCGCGGTTTTTTCAAAACAAATATTGGAGATATTGATAGCATTGATGATAATGGTAGTTTTGGCGAGATTTCCGGCGACACGCGGGTATCTTTTTATGCTAATTGGATTGACAAAATTACGCAATCTAGTCGCTAA
- a CDS encoding molybdenum cofactor guanylyltransferase — protein MTNNQIAVLILAGGQSSRMGKDKALLLINGKPFLQQVYEVATSITSQVYILTPWRDRYQENLTGDYKFLLESDRGSGPLVALSEGLAQISAEWILLLACDLPLLKTDILQDWIDRLNQVPNSILAVVPYQNSRWEPFCGFYRKQALPELRNFIDKGGRSFQNWLREIDAIPLSLGEREAKMLWNCNTPVEFKELKHNE, from the coding sequence ATGACTAATAACCAAATTGCTGTTCTTATTCTTGCTGGTGGTCAAAGTTCGCGGATGGGAAAAGATAAGGCACTATTATTAATAAATGGAAAACCATTTTTACAACAAGTATATGAAGTTGCGACTTCTATAACTTCCCAGGTTTATATTCTCACACCTTGGCGCGATCGCTATCAAGAAAATTTAACGGGAGATTATAAATTTCTGTTAGAATCTGATCGTGGTAGCGGGCCCTTAGTTGCTTTATCTGAGGGATTAGCTCAAATTTCCGCTGAATGGATATTACTTTTAGCTTGCGATTTACCTTTATTAAAAACAGATATTCTTCAGGATTGGATCGATCGGTTAAATCAAGTACCTAATTCTATTTTAGCAGTTGTACCATACCAAAACTCAAGATGGGAACCTTTCTGTGGATTTTATCGCAAACAAGCTTTACCGGAATTGCGGAATTTTATTGACAAAGGAGGGCGATCGTTTCAAAATTGGTTAAGGGAAATTGATGCAATACCTCTTTCTTTAGGGGAACGAGAAGCAAAAATGCTGTGGAATTGTAACACGCCAGTCGAATTTAAGGAATTAAAACATAATGAATAA
- the murI gene encoding glutamate racemase produces MTTDLGQQRIGIFDSGVGGLTVLRELYRQLPGESILYFGDTARLPYGTRSAGEITHFVREIMAWLRSLNVKMVIMACNTSSALALETVQAEFDIPILGVILPGARAAVQQGKRIGVIATPATAASNAYRRAILEMDVNSQVWQVGCPEFVPLIEQNRIYDPYTLEVAREYLAPLIQQQIDTLVYGCTHYPHLAPVVRSLLHAGVKLVDPAVHVVAAAAQELELLGLRNNGPVMPTRFCVSGCPEQFAELSVQWLGCTPIVEKTFLSAIIRETVSVESTSSLHPDRPPA; encoded by the coding sequence ATGACAACTGACTTAGGACAACAGAGAATCGGTATTTTTGACAGTGGCGTGGGTGGTTTAACGGTTTTGAGAGAGTTATACCGACAATTGCCTGGAGAATCTATTCTTTATTTTGGAGATACGGCTAGGCTACCCTATGGCACTCGCTCTGCTGGGGAAATTACACATTTTGTCCGGGAAATCATGGCTTGGCTGCGATCGCTGAATGTCAAAATGGTGATTATGGCCTGCAATACGAGTTCGGCTTTGGCTCTGGAGACTGTGCAGGCTGAGTTTGATATTCCGATTTTAGGAGTAATTCTGCCGGGGGCGCGGGCTGCTGTACAGCAAGGTAAGCGGATTGGGGTGATTGCAACTCCTGCTACTGCTGCTAGTAATGCTTATCGTCGTGCTATTCTGGAGATGGATGTTAATTCTCAGGTCTGGCAAGTTGGTTGTCCTGAATTTGTGCCTCTGATCGAGCAAAACCGTATTTACGACCCCTACACATTAGAAGTGGCACGGGAATATTTGGCTCCTTTGATCCAGCAGCAGATTGATACTTTGGTTTATGGTTGTACTCACTACCCCCATTTGGCTCCGGTGGTGCGATCGCTTTTGCATGCGGGGGTGAAGTTGGTCGATCCTGCTGTTCATGTGGTAGCTGCTGCGGCCCAAGAGTTAGAATTATTGGGGCTGCGAAATAATGGCCCAGTAATGCCTACGCGCTTTTGCGTGAGTGGTTGCCCGGAACAGTTTGCTGAACTTTCGGTGCAGTGGCTCGGTTGCACCCCAATAGTTGAGAAAACTTTTTTGTCTGCTATTATCAGGGAAACTGTGTCTGTAGAATCTACGAGTAGTTTACACCCTGACCGTCCTCCTGCTTAA
- a CDS encoding DUF6717 family protein yields MSNAMMVIFPYRHQYTWVFDDERVGLIQEPFVQGIPEMINILVADIPNAEKGFRLLFSGNPFPGYQAELLWLREEYGGNWYRWESKNMEGWLCPALFKYFNEAPNKFYCKAEEI; encoded by the coding sequence ATGTCTAACGCCATGATGGTAATTTTCCCTTATCGCCACCAGTATACTTGGGTTTTTGACGATGAAAGAGTGGGGTTGATACAGGAACCATTTGTTCAAGGTATCCCGGAAATGATTAATATACTGGTTGCAGACATTCCTAATGCTGAAAAAGGCTTCCGGCTATTATTTTCCGGTAATCCTTTCCCTGGATATCAGGCGGAGTTACTTTGGTTGAGAGAAGAGTATGGTGGCAATTGGTATCGGTGGGAGTCAAAAAATATGGAAGGATGGTTGTGTCCAGCTTTGTTTAAATACTTTAATGAAGCACCAAATAAATTTTACTGCAAAGCTGAGGAAATTTAA
- a CDS encoding PIN domain-containing protein has product MSTAPLLRVVIDTNVVFEGLTKQGGAAGLVIDAWLGGLLEVCVSNPLAYEYEDVLSHKLSQTRWQKLQPVLGELLAHAQFIVVYYSWRPTSPDPGDDFLIDCTMNAGAIAVTSNIRDFQRAKESLNLQVITPVELVIKLAS; this is encoded by the coding sequence ATGTCTACTGCACCACTACTTCGTGTAGTCATCGACACAAATGTTGTCTTTGAAGGTTTAACCAAACAAGGCGGTGCTGCTGGTTTGGTAATCGACGCATGGTTAGGCGGTTTGTTGGAAGTCTGCGTTTCTAATCCACTGGCTTACGAGTATGAAGATGTCCTATCTCACAAACTTTCACAAACTCGTTGGCAAAAACTTCAGCCTGTTTTGGGAGAGCTTCTAGCTCATGCTCAATTCATAGTAGTTTACTACTCATGGAGACCAACTTCACCCGACCCTGGAGATGATTTTTTAATTGATTGTACGATGAATGCAGGTGCAATAGCCGTCACATCAAATATTCGTGACTTTCAAAGAGCAAAAGAATCACTGAATCTACAAGTTATTACACCAGTAGAATTAGTAATCAAACTAGCATCTTAA
- a CDS encoding anthranilate phosphoribosyltransferase family protein, which produces MSEKFRELVRKIGSGVHTGENLTRSEAATATRMMLLAEATPAQIGAFMISHRIKRPTGEELAGMLDAYDELGPRLKPIATGKFANVPPTVFGVPYDGRSRTAPISPLTALILASAGAPAIMHGGNTMPTKEGVPLIDIWQGLGIDWTKLSLEQAQQVLESTGLGFVYICTHFPQADSLVLYRREIGKRPPFATMELMWCPYLGDAHIVCGYVHPPTETMFQEAFKLRGTNNFTTVKGLEGSCDLPRDRTAIIGISKSDRPFERLLLAHGDYGFSNKNPPLDSTSELVTQMQSVLRGEPSELMQSTLWNGAFYLWRCGICPDMNSGLGKAESLLMSRKVGDKLEEISTLIMSLSS; this is translated from the coding sequence ATGAGTGAAAAATTTAGAGAATTAGTACGAAAAATTGGCAGTGGAGTGCATACCGGAGAAAATTTAACTCGTTCTGAAGCAGCAACAGCAACTAGAATGATGCTGTTAGCAGAAGCAACACCGGCCCAAATCGGGGCCTTTATGATCTCTCATCGGATCAAACGGCCTACTGGTGAAGAATTGGCGGGAATGCTTGACGCTTATGATGAACTAGGGCCGCGATTGAAACCGATAGCTACTGGTAAATTTGCTAACGTACCGCCAACTGTGTTTGGAGTGCCTTATGATGGGCGATCGCGTACAGCACCAATATCTCCTTTAACTGCTCTAATTTTAGCCTCAGCGGGCGCTCCTGCGATTATGCACGGTGGCAATACAATGCCTACAAAAGAAGGCGTTCCTCTGATTGACATTTGGCAAGGTTTAGGCATTGACTGGACAAAACTTTCTCTAGAACAAGCTCAACAAGTTTTGGAATCTACAGGTTTAGGTTTTGTCTATATTTGTACGCACTTTCCTCAAGCTGATAGTTTGGTTTTATACCGTCGCGAAATTGGGAAACGCCCGCCTTTTGCCACAATGGAGTTAATGTGGTGTCCCTATTTAGGTGATGCTCATATTGTTTGCGGCTACGTGCATCCACCTACAGAAACAATGTTCCAAGAGGCATTTAAATTGCGGGGAACAAATAATTTTACAACAGTTAAAGGATTGGAAGGTAGCTGTGATTTGCCGCGAGATCGGACTGCAATTATTGGTATTTCTAAATCAGATCGACCTTTTGAAAGATTACTTTTAGCTCACGGAGATTACGGTTTTAGTAATAAAAATCCTCCTCTAGATTCTACTTCGGAGTTGGTAACACAGATGCAGTCAGTTTTGCGCGGTGAACCCTCGGAATTAATGCAATCTACTCTCTGGAATGGCGCTTTTTACCTATGGCGGTGCGGAATTTGCCCGGATATGAATTCTGGTTTAGGTAAAGCTGAAAGTTTATTAATGAGCCGTAAGGTAGGGGATAAACTTGAAGAGATTTCAACCCTAATAATGTCATTATCATCTTAA
- the sds gene encoding solanesyl diphosphate synthase, which translates to MTSRTLLFSPVEEDLRLLTENLKQLVGARHPILYAAAEHLFGAKGKRVRPAIVLLISRATMPNQEISPKHRRLAEITEMIHTASLVHDDVVDDSDVRRGIPTVHSYFGNRVAVLAGDFLFAQSSWYLANLDNLEVVKLLSEVIMDLAEGEIQQGLNGFDTTLSIEAYLEKSYYKTASLIANSSKAAGCLSGVSAQLADDLYNYGRDIGLAFQIVDDILDFTGSTETLGKPAGSDLKSGNLTAPVLFALEEKPYLEALIEREFAQEGDIEQAIALVKDSKGIERSRELAAHHAQAAVVRLAGLPPSESKQALIDLADYVLSRLY; encoded by the coding sequence ATGACTTCTCGCACTCTCCTATTTTCCCCAGTTGAAGAAGACCTGCGGCTGTTGACAGAAAACTTAAAACAGCTAGTAGGGGCCCGTCACCCTATCTTGTATGCAGCCGCAGAACACTTGTTCGGGGCTAAAGGAAAGCGGGTGAGGCCGGCGATTGTGCTGCTGATTTCGCGGGCAACAATGCCCAACCAGGAAATCTCTCCTAAACACCGTCGGCTTGCCGAAATCACGGAAATGATTCATACGGCTAGTTTAGTTCACGATGATGTGGTGGACGATTCCGACGTGCGCCGGGGTATCCCGACTGTGCACAGTTACTTTGGCAACCGAGTGGCGGTGTTGGCGGGGGATTTTCTCTTTGCTCAATCTTCGTGGTATTTAGCTAATTTAGACAATCTGGAGGTGGTGAAACTGCTTTCAGAGGTGATTATGGATTTGGCTGAAGGCGAAATTCAGCAAGGATTAAATGGATTTGATACCACTTTGTCGATTGAGGCTTATTTGGAAAAAAGTTACTATAAGACAGCTTCTTTGATTGCTAACAGTTCTAAGGCGGCTGGCTGTTTGAGCGGTGTATCTGCACAGTTGGCGGACGATCTGTACAATTACGGGCGCGATATTGGGTTGGCGTTCCAGATTGTGGATGATATCTTAGATTTTACTGGTTCGACGGAGACGTTGGGTAAGCCTGCGGGTTCGGATCTTAAGAGTGGAAATTTGACGGCTCCGGTGCTATTTGCTTTAGAGGAAAAGCCATATTTGGAAGCGTTGATCGAGCGGGAGTTTGCCCAAGAGGGGGATATTGAGCAGGCGATCGCGCTGGTGAAGGATAGTAAGGGTATTGAGCGATCTCGCGAATTGGCGGCGCATCACGCTCAGGCGGCGGTTGTGCGTTTGGCTGGCTTGCCACCCTCGGAGTCAAAGCAGGCTTTGATTGACTTGGCTGATTATGTTTTGAGCCGGCTTTATTAG
- a CDS encoding aminotransferase class V-fold PLP-dependent enzyme — MNNVKYTEKSLSEHWLLDRDITFLNHGAFGACPIPVLTAQTQFRQQLEREPLRFFMREFEPLLDNARIKLAEFVGANADELVFVPNATTGVNAVLRSLSFSSNDELLTTNQEYNACRNVLNFVADRTGAKIVVAQVPFPIESPDRVIEAIMKCVTSRTRLALLDHVVSQTGLIFPIQQLVKELANCGVDTLVDGAHAPGMLALNLHETGSAYYTGNCHKWLSAPKGAGFLYVKPDKQEEIRPAVISHGANSPRSDKSRFQLEFDWMGTDDPSAYLCVPVAIEFMGSLLTGGWKELRERNHKMALAGRQILMEKLGLLLPCPDEMIGSMAVIALPDGDADVVKKGELPPIQNELWEKFKIEVPVMPWPDASKRLVRISAQVYNSLSQYEYLAEALVELLEKKR, encoded by the coding sequence ATGAATAACGTTAAATATACTGAGAAATCTCTATCTGAACATTGGTTACTAGATCGAGATATTACTTTTCTCAATCACGGCGCTTTTGGTGCTTGTCCAATTCCCGTTTTGACGGCACAAACACAGTTTCGTCAACAGTTAGAACGGGAACCTTTGCGCTTTTTTATGCGAGAATTTGAGCCACTTTTAGATAATGCTCGTATTAAATTAGCTGAGTTTGTTGGTGCTAATGCCGATGAATTAGTATTTGTCCCAAATGCGACAACAGGGGTAAATGCGGTTTTGCGTTCTCTTTCTTTCTCTTCCAATGACGAGTTACTAACAACAAATCAGGAATATAATGCTTGTCGAAATGTACTTAATTTTGTAGCCGATCGCACTGGTGCTAAAATAGTAGTAGCACAAGTCCCCTTTCCTATTGAGTCACCCGATCGAGTTATTGAAGCAATAATGAAGTGCGTTACGTCAAGAACGCGGTTAGCTTTATTAGACCATGTAGTGAGTCAAACGGGTTTAATTTTTCCCATTCAGCAGTTAGTAAAAGAGTTGGCTAATTGCGGTGTGGATACATTAGTTGATGGAGCACACGCACCAGGAATGTTAGCATTGAATTTGCATGAGACTGGCTCTGCTTATTATACTGGAAATTGTCATAAATGGTTATCTGCGCCAAAAGGTGCGGGTTTTTTATATGTTAAACCCGATAAACAAGAGGAAATTCGGCCTGCGGTTATCAGTCATGGTGCCAATTCTCCTCGCAGTGATAAGTCGCGTTTTCAATTGGAATTTGACTGGATGGGGACGGACGATCCGAGTGCCTATTTATGTGTACCTGTGGCTATTGAGTTTATGGGTTCTTTGCTAACAGGTGGCTGGAAGGAATTGAGGGAAAGAAATCATAAAATGGCGTTGGCGGGTAGGCAAATATTGATGGAGAAATTGGGGTTGTTACTCCCTTGTCCTGATGAAATGATTGGTTCAATGGCTGTTATTGCTTTGCCAGATGGAGATGCTGATGTGGTTAAAAAGGGAGAGTTACCACCAATTCAAAATGAGTTGTGGGAGAAGTTTAAAATAGAGGTTCCCGTGATGCCTTGGCCGGATGCGAGTAAGCGATTAGTGAGGATTTCGGCTCAGGTTTATAATAGTTTGTCGCAGTATGAATATTTGGCTGAGGCGTTGGTTGAGTTGTTGGAAAAAAAGAGATAA
- the hemW gene encoding radical SAM family heme chaperone HemW, producing MSLIVNPARSQFKTEGQFACDLPSSAYLHIPFCRRRCFYCDFPVSVVGDAYGGRNPRKNSEDSGTIQEYVTVLCREIALSAGFCQSLQTVFFGGGTPSLLSVSQLSRILEALDRQFGIAAEAEISMEIDPGTFSLEQLQGYKAAGVNRVSLGVQAFQDELLRVCGRSHCVADIYEAVDLVQKAEITNFSLDLISGLPHQSLEQWQLSLAAAVAIAPAHLSCYDLVLEPVTAFGRYFQSGIEPLPADETAAQMYRLAQQILTEAGYEHYEISNYARPGYQCRHNRVYWENRPYYGFGMGAASYLQGVRLTRSRTRKEYYQWVEDSTSVKVAATPMTSHDVLLETVMLGLRLAQGVSLEAIAQKFGENTLEKIWTCLQPYYRQKWVEIAGDNGLLLNLRDGEKLPSCGYLRLSDPEGFLFSNTILATLFSKLEEDGQL from the coding sequence ATGAGTTTGATTGTAAATCCGGCGCGATCGCAATTTAAGACAGAGGGGCAATTTGCCTGCGATCTTCCCAGTTCGGCATATCTACACATTCCTTTTTGCCGCCGTCGCTGTTTTTACTGCGATTTCCCGGTTTCTGTGGTAGGGGATGCCTACGGGGGGCGGAATCCACGCAAAAATAGCGAGGATTCAGGGACGATTCAGGAATATGTTACGGTTTTGTGCCGGGAAATTGCCCTCAGTGCGGGGTTTTGTCAATCTTTGCAGACGGTTTTTTTTGGTGGGGGTACGCCTTCGCTGTTGTCAGTTAGTCAGTTAAGCCGGATTTTGGAGGCTCTCGATCGCCAATTTGGGATTGCTGCGGAGGCGGAAATTTCGATGGAAATTGACCCTGGTACCTTTAGTTTAGAGCAGTTGCAGGGATATAAGGCGGCGGGGGTAAATCGGGTGAGTTTGGGGGTGCAAGCTTTTCAGGATGAGTTGTTACGGGTTTGCGGGCGATCGCACTGTGTTGCTGATATCTATGAGGCGGTGGATTTGGTGCAAAAAGCAGAAATTACTAATTTCAGTTTAGACCTGATTTCTGGTCTGCCGCACCAAAGTTTAGAACAGTGGCAACTTTCTCTGGCGGCGGCGGTTGCCATTGCTCCAGCTCACTTATCTTGTTACGATTTAGTTTTAGAGCCTGTAACGGCTTTTGGGCGTTACTTTCAATCGGGAATTGAGCCTTTGCCAGCGGATGAAACGGCGGCTCAAATGTATCGCTTAGCACAGCAAATTTTAACTGAAGCTGGCTACGAACATTATGAGATTTCTAATTATGCTCGACCTGGTTATCAGTGCCGCCATAATCGGGTTTATTGGGAAAATCGTCCTTATTATGGTTTTGGGATGGGGGCGGCGAGTTATTTGCAGGGAGTGCGGTTGACGCGATCGCGTACTAGGAAAGAATATTATCAGTGGGTGGAGGATTCGACATCGGTAAAAGTTGCTGCAACTCCGATGACTTCCCATGATGTTTTGTTGGAAACGGTGATGCTGGGATTGCGTTTGGCCCAGGGCGTGAGTCTGGAGGCGATCGCGCAAAAATTTGGAGAAAATACGCTTGAGAAGATTTGGACTTGTTTGCAACCTTACTATCGACAAAAATGGGTAGAAATTGCCGGCGATAACGGGTTGCTATTGAATCTCAGAGATGGCGAAAAACTACCCTCCTGCGGCTATCTAAGGCTGAGCGATCCTGAAGGATTCTTATTTTCCAATACAATTTTAGCGACTTTGTTTAGCAAGTTGGAAGAGGATGGGCAACTATGA
- a CDS encoding toxin-antitoxin system HicB family antitoxin, translating into MSQFTVQLPKTLYQQLMQLAEGEGISLNQYIIYALTRQVTLAYSIQTASEAEIAHQKQSFTALLEDLKQASPKQLEAVLAEREQVEPEAELDSEIIERLQQRIHNRSKT; encoded by the coding sequence ATGAGTCAATTCACAGTTCAGTTACCTAAAACACTCTACCAGCAGTTGATGCAATTGGCTGAAGGTGAAGGCATTTCGCTCAATCAATATATCATTTATGCCCTGACTAGACAAGTCACATTAGCTTACTCAATTCAGACAGCCTCAGAAGCAGAGATCGCACATCAAAAACAGTCTTTCACAGCACTATTGGAAGATTTAAAGCAAGCTTCTCCCAAACAACTGGAAGCTGTTTTGGCTGAACGGGAACAAGTTGAACCAGAAGCAGAGTTAGATTCTGAAATTATAGAGCGCCTTCAACAGCGAATACATAATCGCTCAAAAACATGA